A genome region from Salvia splendens isolate huo1 chromosome 19, SspV2, whole genome shotgun sequence includes the following:
- the LOC121780062 gene encoding ribosome maturation protein SBDS-like produces the protein MSKTLVQPVGQKRLTNVAVVRLKKHGNRFEIACYKNKVLSWRSRVEKDLDEVLQSHTVYSNVSKGVLAKSKDLVQAFGTDDQTKVCLEILEKGELQVAGKERESQLSSQFRDIATIVMQKTYNPETKRPYTISMIERLMHDIHFAVEPNSSSKKQALEVIRELQKLYPIKRSPMRLRLTVPEKNMPSLLEKINGWNATIVSRDESGSQLAVICELEPGFFRDCDALVRSLQGRLDILAVNVHLDSDTHVDHYDDLEEESSSVQVVSKAPVVQLNEKLEKQTISSKEGSSQGEVKQQKCNTCNAFVGDAKEYREHFKSEWHKHNMRRKTRQLPPLSAEECMGDMEIIDSKADLKDYSF, from the exons ATGTCGAAAACACTCGTGCAGCCTGTAGGGCAGAAGAGGCTGACGAACGTCGCGGTGGTGCGTCTCAAAAAACATGGAAACCGCTTCGAAATCGCTTGCTATAAGAACAAAGTCCTCTCTTGGCGCTCACGCGT AGAGAAAGACTTGGATGAAGTGTTGCAGTCACATACCGTGTATTCGAATGTTTCGAAAGGTGTTCTAGCTAAGTCGAAAGATTTAGTCCAAGCATTCGGGACAGATGATCAAACTAAAGTTTGTTTGGAG ATTTTAGAGAAAGGAGAGCTGCAAGTTGCAGGGAAGGAGAGGGAGTCCCAATTATCCAGTCAATTTAGGGATATTGCAACTATAGTTATGCAGAAGACTTATAACCCTGAAACTAAACGACCTTATACCATAAGCATGATTGAGCGTCTAATGCATGACATACATTTTGCCGTGGAACCAAATAGCAGCTCAAAGAAACAG GCATTAGAAGTCATACGCGAGCTCCAAAAGCTGTATCCAATCAAACGATCACCCATGAGACTGCGATTAACTGTACCAGAAAAGAACATGCCATCACTTTTGGAAAAGATCAATGGTTGGAATGCTACCATTGTTTCAAGAGACGAATCAGGAAGTCAGCTGGCTGTT ATTTGTGAACTGGAACCAGGTTTTTTCCGTGATTGTGATGCTTTAGTGAGGAGTCTGCAGGGAAGATTGGACATTCTTGCAGTGAATGTGCACTTGGATAGTGATACACATGTGGATCACTATGATGATCTTGAGGAGGAATCATCAAGTGTGCAGGTCGTCTCTAAGGCCCCTGTTGTTCAACTGAATGAAAAACTTGAGAAGCAAACAATTTCCTCGAAAGAGGGGAGTTCCCAGGGAGAGGTAAAACAGCAAAAATGCAACACCTGCAATGCTTTTGTTGGTGATGCAAAGGAGTATCGAGAGCACTTTAAGAGTGAATGGCACAAGCACAACATGAGACGAAAGACGAGGCAGCTCCCTCCCCTTAGTGCTGAAGAATGCATGGGTGACATGGAAATCATCGACTCCAAAGCTGATCTCAAGGACTACTCATTCTGA
- the LOC121778801 gene encoding dirigent protein 11-like yields MMNPIIITPLLTLACLVTAGKAKWLKTLFRPNKATTKLHFYVHDLRAGPNATLFTVATASITATSPTAFGRINVFDDKVTVGPEFGSEEVGRAQGTTTSMDLNVSASSMNLNFFLTSGEFKGSTVVVVGRNQFTDAEKELAVVGGTGAFRNARGYAITSAYSSDPVENSSVIVIQRDSVSERRRRERPRREVRSQSLLRRTAANA; encoded by the coding sequence ATGATGAACCCAATAATAATCACTCCTCTCCTAACACTTGCTTGCCTTGTCACCGCCGGCAAAGCGAAGTGGCTGAAAACCTTATTCCGGCCAAATAAAGCAACCACGAAGCTCCATTTCTACGTCCACGACCTCCGCGCAGGCCCAAATGCAACCTTGTTCACCGTCGCCACCGCCTCCATCACGGCCACGTCCCCCACGGCCTTCGGCCGGATCAACGTCTTCGACGACAAGGTCACGGTGGGGCCGGAATTCGGGTCCGAAGAGGTGGGAAGAGCGCAAGGAACCACCACATCCATGGACCTAAATGTCTCGGCATCCTCCATGAATCTCAACTTCTTCTTGACCTCGGGAGAGTTCAAGGGGAGCACCGTCGTCGTCGTCGGCCGGAACCAGTTTACCGACGCGGAGAAGGAGCTGGCGGTGGTCGGAGGCACCGGGGCATTTCGGAATGCTCGTGGCTATGCGATTACAAGTGCCTATTCAAGTGATCCGGTGGAGAACTCTAGTGTGATCGTGATACAAAGAGATTCTGTATCGGAACGCCGGCGACGGGAGAGACCGAGGAGGGAGGTTCGTTCGCAGAGTCTTCTCCGTCGAACAGCCGCCAACGCCTAG
- the LOC121779497 gene encoding transcriptional corepressor SEUSS-like isoform X2, with translation MVSPRNQFNSMNVIGNAPNVSLHRQSFGNGDLRSAPGSSQRGLMDGAAESDPLSGIGNGMGYNQPSSSYMSSPMTSNLNSSGQVQGQQQFSNNSSGQMLTDQQHDAQNFQHNQQQMQQFSAQSNTQQQPQQQQYQGMRAGLGGVGHLKLEPQVSNEQAPQQLQALRNLGPVRLESLQLQNMRGLGPVKMEPQQSDSSLFMHQQQQHLLMSRQSYQAAAAAQILHQQRLLQIQQQQLLTSMPQQRSQLLSQFQNQNLPIRSPLKPSYEPGRCAQRLTDYMYQQQHRPEDNGIEFWRKFVGEFFVPNAKKKWCVSMYGSGRQGVFPQDVWHCEICNRKPGRGFEATAEVLPRLFKIKYESGTLEELLYVDMPQEYQNSSGQIVLDYAKATQESVFEQLRVVRDGQLRIIFSPNLKICSWEFCARRHEELIPRRLLIPQVGQLGAAAQKCQAATSTASPSASVSEIQNNCNMFVASARQLAKALEVPLVNDLGYTKRYVRCLQISEVVNSMKDLIDYGRQNGTGPMESLTKFPQITKPGFQGQPQRNDGQQQQQKTMGQIASNPAQATVMQLAAASNGMQGVSNTTNTGPTTSSTSNIAMLLHQNSINSRHQNPISNANSPYGGGNNVQMLSPGSSSAMPQTLSAPSPFQSPAPSSSNNPQPSPYGGLSGAPANSLNPPNVSMQQPSISGDADVHDSQSSVQKIIHDMMISSQLGGAGMMGTGAMSADIKNVNGMLSANNTAAMNGINSLGGHGVANGNPLNSGLGFGNLSNGHSQSTPANGVLSAVGNNALSMNGRAGLAMAREQSLSQQQDLGSQLHDGMGTVNGFNDIQFDWKSSP, from the exons ATGGTGTCTCCCCGAAATCAGTTTAATAGCATGAACGTGATTGGGAATGCTCCCAATGTATCTTTGCACCGTCAGTCATTTGGAAATGGGGACCTGCGTTCTGCTCCTGGCAGCTCCCAGAGAGGGCTTATGGATGGTGCGGCAGAGTCTGATCCACTTTCTGGCATTGGAAATGGGATGGGATATAACCAGCCTTCCTCATCTTATATGTCTTCACCTATGACATCGAACCTAAATTCATCTGGTCAAGTTCAAGGCCAGCAGCAGTTCTCAAATAATTCAAGCGGCCAAATGCTGACAGACCAGCAACATGATGCTCAGAATTTTCAACACAATCAGCAGCAGATGCAGCAGTTTTCAGCTCAGAGCAATACCCAACAACAGCCACAGCAGCAGCAATATCAGGGAATGCGAGCTGGATTAGGAGGCGTGGGGCATCTTAAGCTGGAGCCGCAAGTAAGTAATGAGCAAGCACCACAGCAGCTGCAAGCTTTGCGTAACCTTGGTCCTGTGAGATTGGAATCTTTGCAACTACAAAATATGAGAGGCTTGGGTCCTGTCAAGATGGAACCTCAACAGTCCGACTCATCTCTGTTTATGCATCAGCAACAACAGCATCTCCTCATGTCAAGACAGTCCTATCAGGCAGCTGCGGCTGCACAGATTTTGCATCAGCAGAGGCTTTTACAAATTCAGCAACAGCAACTATTAACATCCATGCCTCAACAAAGATCCCAGCTACTATCTCAGTTTCAAAACCAGAATTTGCCTATTAGGTCTCCTTTAAAACCCAGCTATGAGCCTGGAAGGTGTGCCCAAAGGCTAACTGATTACATGTACCAGCAACAACATAGACCTGAA GATAACGGTATTGAGTTCTGGAGGAAATTCGTAGGTGAATTTTTTGTGCCTAATGCCAAGAAAAAATGGTGTGTCTCGATGTATGGAAGTGGTCGTCAAGGAGTTTTCCCCCAG GATGTTTGGCATTGTGAAATCTGCAACCGCAAGCCTGGCCGTGGATTTG AGGCAACTGCTGAGGTGCTACCCAGActcttcaaaataaaatatgaaagtgGTACTTTAGAAGAACTGCTCTATGTTGACATGCCCCAGGAGTATCAGAATTCATCTGGCCAAATTGTTCTGGATTATGCAAAAGCAACACAGGAAAGCGTCTTTGAGCAACTTCGTGTTGTTCGGGACGGTCAGCTTCGAATTATTTTCTCTCCCAACCTTAAG ATATGCTCGTGGGAATTTTGTGCTCGACGTCATGAAGAGCTTATTCCTAGAAGATTGTTGATTCCCCAG GTTGGTCAACTTGGTGCAGCTGCCCAAAAATGCCAGGCTGCTACCTCAACTGCATCTCCCAGTGCATCTGTTTCTGAGATACAAAATAACTGCAATAT GTTTGTTGCGTCAGCTCGTCAGCTTGCTAAAGCATTGGAAGTTCCATTAGTAAACGATTTAGGATATACCAAGAGATATGTGCGGTGCCTGCAG ATATCAGAAGTGGTGAATAGCATGAAAGATCTTATTGATTATGGCCGCCAAAATGGAACAGGTCCTATGG AGAGCTTGACCAAATTTCCTCAAATAACAAAACCTGGGTTTCAAGGGCAACCTCAGCGAAATGATggccagcagcagcagcagaaaACGATGGGCCAAATTGCAAGCAATCCTGCACAGGCTACTGTTATGCAACTTGCTGCTGCTAGTAATGGCATGCAGGGTGTGAGCAACACTACAAACACAGGGCCCACAACTTCATCTACTAGCAACATTGCCATGCTGCTCCACCAGAATTCTATCAACTCCCGACATCAAAACCCTATTTCAAATGCAAACAGTCCATACGGAGGAGGTAACAATGTCCAGATGCTATCCCCTGGCTCTTCAAGCGCTATGCCGCAAACTCTGTCTGCTCCTTCCCCTTTCCAATCCCCCGCGCCATCATCTTCTAATAACCCACAACCATCTCCATATGGTGGTTTATCAGGAGCTCCTGCAAACTCCTTAAATCCACCAAATGTTTCGATGCAACAACCTTCTATATCTGGCGATGCAGATGTGCATGATTCACAAAGCTCAGTACAGAAAATTATACATGACATGATGATTTCTTCACAGCTTGGAGGGGCCGGCATGATGGGCACTGGGGCAATGAGCGCTGACATAAAAAATGTTAATGGAATGCTGTCGGCAAACAACACTGCTGCTATGAATGGAATCAATAGTTTGGGAGGTCATGGAGTAGCAAATGGCAACCCATTGAATAGTGGTTTGGGATTTGGAAACCTCAGCAATGGACACAGCCAATCCACCCCAGCAAATGGGGTCCTATCAGCAGTTGGCAATAACGCCCTGTCTATGAACGGGAGAGCAGGTTTGGCAATGGCACGGGAGCAGAGCTTGAGCCAACAACAGGATTTAGGCAGCCAACTGCATGATGGTATGGGGACAGTCAATGGGTTCAACGATATTCAGTTCGACTGGAAATCATCTCCCTGA
- the LOC121779497 gene encoding transcriptional corepressor SEUSS-like isoform X1 produces MVPQGPPAPLGGGQPVPPSLLRANSGLLGNQGGGSGVPSQNAFPSMVSPRNQFNSMNVIGNAPNVSLHRQSFGNGDLRSAPGSSQRGLMDGAAESDPLSGIGNGMGYNQPSSSYMSSPMTSNLNSSGQVQGQQQFSNNSSGQMLTDQQHDAQNFQHNQQQMQQFSAQSNTQQQPQQQQYQGMRAGLGGVGHLKLEPQVSNEQAPQQLQALRNLGPVRLESLQLQNMRGLGPVKMEPQQSDSSLFMHQQQQHLLMSRQSYQAAAAAQILHQQRLLQIQQQQLLTSMPQQRSQLLSQFQNQNLPIRSPLKPSYEPGRCAQRLTDYMYQQQHRPEDNGIEFWRKFVGEFFVPNAKKKWCVSMYGSGRQGVFPQDVWHCEICNRKPGRGFEATAEVLPRLFKIKYESGTLEELLYVDMPQEYQNSSGQIVLDYAKATQESVFEQLRVVRDGQLRIIFSPNLKICSWEFCARRHEELIPRRLLIPQVGQLGAAAQKCQAATSTASPSASVSEIQNNCNMFVASARQLAKALEVPLVNDLGYTKRYVRCLQISEVVNSMKDLIDYGRQNGTGPMESLTKFPQITKPGFQGQPQRNDGQQQQQKTMGQIASNPAQATVMQLAAASNGMQGVSNTTNTGPTTSSTSNIAMLLHQNSINSRHQNPISNANSPYGGGNNVQMLSPGSSSAMPQTLSAPSPFQSPAPSSSNNPQPSPYGGLSGAPANSLNPPNVSMQQPSISGDADVHDSQSSVQKIIHDMMISSQLGGAGMMGTGAMSADIKNVNGMLSANNTAAMNGINSLGGHGVANGNPLNSGLGFGNLSNGHSQSTPANGVLSAVGNNALSMNGRAGLAMAREQSLSQQQDLGSQLHDGMGTVNGFNDIQFDWKSSP; encoded by the exons ATGGTGCCGCAGGGCCCTCCAGCCCCACTTGGTGGAGGCCAGCCAGTTCCGCCTTCTTTACTTAGAGCAAATTCGGGACTTTTGGGCAATCAGGGGGGTGGCAGTGGCGTGCCTTCTCAAAATGCATTTCCATCTATGGTGTCTCCCCGAAATCAGTTTAATAGCATGAACGTGATTGGGAATGCTCCCAATGTATCTTTGCACCGTCAGTCATTTGGAAATGGGGACCTGCGTTCTGCTCCTGGCAGCTCCCAGAGAGGGCTTATGGATGGTGCGGCAGAGTCTGATCCACTTTCTGGCATTGGAAATGGGATGGGATATAACCAGCCTTCCTCATCTTATATGTCTTCACCTATGACATCGAACCTAAATTCATCTGGTCAAGTTCAAGGCCAGCAGCAGTTCTCAAATAATTCAAGCGGCCAAATGCTGACAGACCAGCAACATGATGCTCAGAATTTTCAACACAATCAGCAGCAGATGCAGCAGTTTTCAGCTCAGAGCAATACCCAACAACAGCCACAGCAGCAGCAATATCAGGGAATGCGAGCTGGATTAGGAGGCGTGGGGCATCTTAAGCTGGAGCCGCAAGTAAGTAATGAGCAAGCACCACAGCAGCTGCAAGCTTTGCGTAACCTTGGTCCTGTGAGATTGGAATCTTTGCAACTACAAAATATGAGAGGCTTGGGTCCTGTCAAGATGGAACCTCAACAGTCCGACTCATCTCTGTTTATGCATCAGCAACAACAGCATCTCCTCATGTCAAGACAGTCCTATCAGGCAGCTGCGGCTGCACAGATTTTGCATCAGCAGAGGCTTTTACAAATTCAGCAACAGCAACTATTAACATCCATGCCTCAACAAAGATCCCAGCTACTATCTCAGTTTCAAAACCAGAATTTGCCTATTAGGTCTCCTTTAAAACCCAGCTATGAGCCTGGAAGGTGTGCCCAAAGGCTAACTGATTACATGTACCAGCAACAACATAGACCTGAA GATAACGGTATTGAGTTCTGGAGGAAATTCGTAGGTGAATTTTTTGTGCCTAATGCCAAGAAAAAATGGTGTGTCTCGATGTATGGAAGTGGTCGTCAAGGAGTTTTCCCCCAG GATGTTTGGCATTGTGAAATCTGCAACCGCAAGCCTGGCCGTGGATTTG AGGCAACTGCTGAGGTGCTACCCAGActcttcaaaataaaatatgaaagtgGTACTTTAGAAGAACTGCTCTATGTTGACATGCCCCAGGAGTATCAGAATTCATCTGGCCAAATTGTTCTGGATTATGCAAAAGCAACACAGGAAAGCGTCTTTGAGCAACTTCGTGTTGTTCGGGACGGTCAGCTTCGAATTATTTTCTCTCCCAACCTTAAG ATATGCTCGTGGGAATTTTGTGCTCGACGTCATGAAGAGCTTATTCCTAGAAGATTGTTGATTCCCCAG GTTGGTCAACTTGGTGCAGCTGCCCAAAAATGCCAGGCTGCTACCTCAACTGCATCTCCCAGTGCATCTGTTTCTGAGATACAAAATAACTGCAATAT GTTTGTTGCGTCAGCTCGTCAGCTTGCTAAAGCATTGGAAGTTCCATTAGTAAACGATTTAGGATATACCAAGAGATATGTGCGGTGCCTGCAG ATATCAGAAGTGGTGAATAGCATGAAAGATCTTATTGATTATGGCCGCCAAAATGGAACAGGTCCTATGG AGAGCTTGACCAAATTTCCTCAAATAACAAAACCTGGGTTTCAAGGGCAACCTCAGCGAAATGATggccagcagcagcagcagaaaACGATGGGCCAAATTGCAAGCAATCCTGCACAGGCTACTGTTATGCAACTTGCTGCTGCTAGTAATGGCATGCAGGGTGTGAGCAACACTACAAACACAGGGCCCACAACTTCATCTACTAGCAACATTGCCATGCTGCTCCACCAGAATTCTATCAACTCCCGACATCAAAACCCTATTTCAAATGCAAACAGTCCATACGGAGGAGGTAACAATGTCCAGATGCTATCCCCTGGCTCTTCAAGCGCTATGCCGCAAACTCTGTCTGCTCCTTCCCCTTTCCAATCCCCCGCGCCATCATCTTCTAATAACCCACAACCATCTCCATATGGTGGTTTATCAGGAGCTCCTGCAAACTCCTTAAATCCACCAAATGTTTCGATGCAACAACCTTCTATATCTGGCGATGCAGATGTGCATGATTCACAAAGCTCAGTACAGAAAATTATACATGACATGATGATTTCTTCACAGCTTGGAGGGGCCGGCATGATGGGCACTGGGGCAATGAGCGCTGACATAAAAAATGTTAATGGAATGCTGTCGGCAAACAACACTGCTGCTATGAATGGAATCAATAGTTTGGGAGGTCATGGAGTAGCAAATGGCAACCCATTGAATAGTGGTTTGGGATTTGGAAACCTCAGCAATGGACACAGCCAATCCACCCCAGCAAATGGGGTCCTATCAGCAGTTGGCAATAACGCCCTGTCTATGAACGGGAGAGCAGGTTTGGCAATGGCACGGGAGCAGAGCTTGAGCCAACAACAGGATTTAGGCAGCCAACTGCATGATGGTATGGGGACAGTCAATGGGTTCAACGATATTCAGTTCGACTGGAAATCATCTCCCTGA